The Comamonas endophytica genomic sequence GGCTGCTGGCCTGGGTCCTCTGCAGGAGATCTATTCCATCGACGAGAGCTATGTCGGCGACTTGGAGGGCGTTCGCGACCTGACGCAGCGCGCTTGGGCGGTCCGCTCGCGCATCCACCGCTGGACCAGCATTCCGACCTGTGTCGGCCTGGCACCCACGAAGACGCTGGCCAAGTTGTGTAACCACGTGGCCAAGGACGCTGAGCGCAAGCCGGGAAGCTACCCCAAGGAGTTTGCCCAGGTATGCAACTGGGCAGAAATGTCGGCAGCCGCACGCCAGGATATTCTCCAGCGCACGGCTGCGGCGGAAGTCTGGGGCATTGGCCGCAGGATCGCGGCCCAGCTGGCGGAGCAGGGAATCCTGACGGCCTGGGATGTTGCCCGGATGCCCCCGGGCAAGGCCCGCAGGGAGTGGAGCGTGGTGCTCGAGCGCACCGTACTCGAGCTACAGGGCATGAGCTGCATCAGCCTGGAGCAGGCGCCGCCGCCGAAGAAGCAGATTGCCAGCACGCGCAGCTTTGGCCAGGCAATCACCGATTTGCCGCCGCTGATCGAGGCGGTGAGCGAATTTGCTACGCGCGCCGCGGAGAAACTGCGCGCCGGCGGCCAGCGCGCCGGTGCGCTGCAGGTCTTTGCGCATACCTCGCCGTTTCGCCCGGGACCGCGCTTTTACCGCTCGGCCACCATCCAGCTGCAGCCTGCCTCATCAGACACCAAGGTGCTGGTGGGCGCAGCCGTTGCGGGCCTGCGCTCGATCTATGAGCCTGGCTACCAACTGGCCAAGGCTGGGGTGATGCTGCTGGACTTGGCAGCCCCCGGGCCGGAGCAGCAGGCGCTGGATTTCGCAGTGCCGGGCCCAGTGCGCGACCAGAGCCCGCTGATGGAAGTGATGGATCGAATCAACGGTCGCTGGGGCAAGGCCACGGTGCATGTGGCCAGCACCGGGAATGCCGAGAAAGCCGTATCCGATTGGAGGATGAGACCAGAGCGCCGGACCCCAAGGTACACCACGGTTCTGGATGAGGTGCCGATTGCACGCGCTTAAGGGCACTGCAGCGGAATCTGCGCAGCAAGCGCACGGCCTTGGAGGCTCCCTCCCCTCCTGGAGCTTCTTGACCTATGGGCTTCGCCCTTCCCCCCTTTAGTACACACCTTGCCGTAGGCGTCCCTTAACTTGTGCCAGCTGCTGACGGTATCAATCGGCGCAGCGCTGGCATGGACCAGTTCACACTCCACTAATATATATACTTATATATATACATACCTGCACCTGTCTCTTCTCATTTGCGCGAGTGAGCTCTGTCATCAACGATGCTCGAGTTAGTTTGAGCCTGACTTGCAAGTAATCCAAGGTGCTGGGGAGCGCGGCTGTTGCGGGCCTGTGCTCGATCTACGCGCCGGGTTACCAGCTGGCCAAGGCGGGGGACATGCTGCTGCACTTGGCGGGAATGGGTCCCGAGCAGCGGGCCCTCGACTTCGCGGCGCCGGGCCTGACGCGCAGCCAAAACCCGCTGATGGAAGTTATGGACCGGATCAACGGACGCTGGGCAAAGCTGCGGTACATGTCGCCAGCACAAGGAATGCCGAAGGTCGAGTTCGGCTGGAGGATGAGGCAGGCGCTCCAGACACCTCGGTATACGACGGCACTGGACAGTTGCCGATTGCGCATGCCTACATGTGAAGGCTCCGAAGGCGTCATAGTCAAACGGATTCACTCGAATATATATACCTATATATATTTATATATACGTATATATATACCTACCACAATTGTCTTGCTGGCTCTTCCTGTGGTTGTCTACTCGAGTGTCCTGTCGTACAACGATGCCTCCCTAAAAGTGGCATGCGTTTGGGGCAGTAAAATCCCCGGCAGGTTACCTCGGCCGTCCTGCGTCAATCCACCTTTGGGTCATGCCCCGCGCGAGGTTGTAGCGAGCGCAGTTGTATTGCTCCATATGATCTAGCTCTGTGTTAGCTATGACGCGCAGCGCAGCAAGGTCAGCAGCGTCGACAGGCACCTGCAAAAATGCGTCTTCCAGCGTTCGGCCGTAAAAGACAACGAACTGCATGAGCTCATTGAGGGCCTGGCGGTATCGGGCGCGAAGCGGATCGGGTACGCCCAGGGAGGCTCGCAGCACGCTGTACTTCTCAATCGAGCGACGGTAGATAAATTCAAACAGCTCCACAGCTGCAGCGACATTGCGCTGTTCGTAGACGCCAAGCATGGCGGTCGCATAGTCGTTGCGCTCCACATCCAGGAAAGACAGCGGCGCGCAGTTGTACAGCATGAGCGGCATGTTGGCGCTCAGCCTGCTCGTGCGCTTGTTGCCATCCGCAAAGGGTTGTAGATAGGCTACGTTGACCCATAGGAAGAATGCTGCTTCCACCGGGTTACGGATGTGTCGGACCTTGTCGATGATGACCTT encodes the following:
- a CDS encoding DUF4113 domain-containing protein, giving the protein MEVMDRINGRWAKLRYMSPAQGMPKVEFGWRMRQALQTPRYTTALDSCRLRMPTCEGSEGVIVKRIHSNIYTYIYLYIRIYIPTTIVLLALPVVVYSSVLSYNDASLKVACVWGSKIPGRLPRPSCVNPPLGHAPREVVASAVVLLHMI